Proteins from a genomic interval of Zingiber officinale cultivar Zhangliang chromosome 2A, Zo_v1.1, whole genome shotgun sequence:
- the LOC122041765 gene encoding transcription termination factor MTERF4, chloroplastic-like: MRLPVLGRPGGCLLFPHPRSSVLCLAHQSPIFKIPIFDPKKTCCRTHATSAAPLAPSSVPSRRSSARPAPPRPSSLYARPSLQQMEVDRAANRARVYDFLRSLGIAPDELDGLELPVTVDVMRERVDFLHSLGLTVEDINNYPLVLGCSVKKNMVPVLDYLGKLGVRKATFTEFLRRYPQVLHSSVVVDLMPVVKYLQGMDIRPVDIPRVLERYPEVLGFKLEGTMSTSVAYVVGIGVSRREIGAILTRYPEILGMRVGRVIKPFVEFLESLGLPRLAVARLIEKRPHILGFGLEDQVKPNVTALLEFGVRNEALASIIAQYPDIIGIELKAKLTSLQSLFESHVLVDREDFGRIIEKMPQSVSLSRSTILKHIDFLKCCGILLKQVSKMVLSCPQLLALNLDIMKMSFDFFQSEMNRDLEELVQFPAFFTYGLESTVRPRHEIISERGIKCSLAWLLNCSDEKFEERMKYDSIGIDEMSTESMLKPRVEYEPVDEEDGEEEEESSFEYVEDSEYEETDDEYL; encoded by the coding sequence ATGAGGCTTCCCGTCCTCGGCCGCCCCGGTGGCTGTTTGCTCTTTCCCCACCCTAGGTCCTCCGTACTATGCCTCGCCCACCAAAGCCCCATCTTCAAAATCCCCATCTTTGACCCCAAGAAGACCTGTTGCCGAACGCACGCCACCTCCGCCGCCCCCTTGGCTCCCTCCTCCGTTCCCTCTCGTCGCTCCTCGGCACGCCCCGCCCCACCACGCCCTTCCTCCCTTTACGCCCGCCCCAGCCTCCAGCAGATGGAGGTCGATCGCGCCGCCAACCGCGCCCGCGTCTATGACTTCCTGCGCTCCCTTGGCATCGCTCCTGACGAGCTCGACGGCCTCGAGCTCCCTGTCACGGTCGACGTCATGCGCGAGCGTGTCGACTTCCTCCACTCCCTAGGTCTGACTGTCGAGGATATCAACAACTACCCCCTCGTCCTTGGATGCAGCGTCAAGAAGAACATGGTGCCGGTGCTTGACTACCTCGGCAAGCTCGGCGTCCGCAAGGCCACCTTCACTGAGTTCCTGCGGCGGTACCCGCAGGTTCTACACTCCAGCGTTGTGGTGGACCTCATGCCTGTCGTCAAGTACTTGCAGGGCATGGACATACGGCCTGTTGACATTCCCCGGGTTCTTGAGAGGTACCCTGAGGTGCTCGGGTTCAAACTGGAGGGAACAATGAGCACATCAGTGGCGTATGTCGTTGGAATTGGCGTTTCAAGGAGAGAGATTGGTGCTATCCTTACGCGATACCCAGAGATACTAGGGATGCGGGTGGGAAGGGTGATCAAGCCTTTTGTTGAGTTCCTCGAGTCCCTAGGGCTACCAAGACTTGCAGTGGCGAGGCTGATAGAGAAAAGGCCTCATATTCTTGGCTTTGGCTTGGAGGACCAGGTGAAACCAAATGTGACAGCTTTGCTAGAGTTTGGTGTTAGGAACGAGGCGCTAGCTTCCATCATAGCGCAGTATCCAGACATTATTGGCATTGAGCTGAAGGCTAAGCTTACTTCGCTACAGAGCTTGTTTGAATCACATGTTTTGGTTGATCGTGAAGATTTTGGAAGAATCATTGAGAAGATGCCTCAATCTGTTAGTTTAAGCCGTTCTACCATACTGAAGCATATAGATTTTCTCAAATGTTGTGGCATTTTGCTAAAGCAAGTAAGCAAAATGGTCCTTAGCTGCCCGCAATTACTTGCTCTTAATCTCGACATCATGAAAATGAGCTTTGACTTTTTCCAATCTGAGATGAACAGGGATTTGGAAGAACTGGTTCAATTTCCTGCCTTCTTTACCTATGGTCTTGAGTCCACAGTGAGACCCAGGCATGAAATTATCTCCGAGAGAGGAATTAAGTGTTCTTTGGCATGGTTACTTAACTGTAGTGATGAGAAGTTTGAAGAACGAATGAAGTATGATTCTATCGGGATCGATGAAATGAGTACAGAATCAATGTTAAAGCCAAGGGTAGAATATGAACCTGTCGATGAAGaagatggtgaggaagaagaggaatcTTCCTTTGAATATGTAGAAGATAGTGAGTATGAAGAGACTGATGATGAATATCTGTGA